The following are encoded together in the Daucus carota subsp. sativus chromosome 5, DH1 v3.0, whole genome shotgun sequence genome:
- the LOC108222873 gene encoding F-box/kelch-repeat protein At3g23880, which translates to MAHSADSLPPELVTEILLRLPAKSLLRCKSVCKSWLSLISNPSFIKSHLNFALLASKTKPTLLVIEYPHEQVALDMNDSLIHINCVVMPWCFVTHVLVVGTCNGIVCLDTMHGAEVCLWNPCTNMWKRVWALHVAAPRVLIG; encoded by the coding sequence ATGGCGCACTCCGCCGACTCTTTACCGCCCGAACTCGTCACCGAAATACTTCTCCGCCTTCCGGCGAAATCATTGCTCCGATGCAAGTCGGTCTGCAAATCATGGCTCTCCTTAATCTCAAACCCTAGCTTCATCAAATCTCACCTCAACTTCGCATTACTCGCTTCCAAGACTAAACCAACGCTACTCGTTATCGAATATCCGCACGAACAAGTTGCACTAGATATGAACGACTCTCTAATACACATCaactgtgttgttatgccatggtGTTTTGTTACACATGTTCTTGTTGTTGGTACTTGTAATGGGATTGTATGTTTGGACACTATGCATGGTGCGGAGGTGTGTTTGTGGAATCCGTGTACTAATATGTGGAAGAGAGTTTGGGCTCTACACGTGGCAGCGCCACGCGTGCTTATCGGTTAG
- the LOC108223808 gene encoding root phototropism protein 2, whose amino-acid sequence MAASTATFKNTATRLSLAMERTNQWVFSQEIPTDLLVEVGGASFNLHKFMLVAKSNYIRKLIMDKKDGTELERIDLSDIPGGAEIFEKAAKFCYGVNFEITVHNVAALRCASEYLQMNDKYCDGNLAGRTEDFLSQVALTSLSGALVVLKSCENLLPLAEDLNIIKRCVDVATTKACNEANFPSRSPPNWWTEELSILDICFFGKVITSMKGRGAKGLTIASAIITYTERSLPDLVRDHSGSNAIKQESSNIRVQQRELLESIVALLPPDKAVFPISFMCCLLRTAIFLGASNSCKTELEKRISAILEHVTVDDLLITSYTYDGEKLFDLESVRRIIAGFVDKEKNVAVFNGGDFKEVCSAATQRVAKTVDAYLGEIAVHSELSISKFNGIANLVPKAARKVDDDLYRAIDIYLKAHPNLDEIEREKVCSVMDPLKLSYDARLHASQNKRLPVQIVLHALYYDQLKIRSGVDDRKAPDAISTRNQLQADVSLARENEALRTELLKMKMYLSDMQKSGSSNSLGTTSAATKGVKKQTKFFSSMSKTLGKLNPFKHGSKDTSHIDDVGVDLTKPRRRRFSIS is encoded by the exons ATGGCAGCAAGCACTGCCACATTTAAGAACACTGCTACTAGACTCTCTCTTGCCATGGAAAGAACTAACCAATG GGTGTTCTCTCAAGAAATTCCAACTGATCTTCTTGTTGAAGTCGGTGGAGCCTCTTTTAATCTTCATAAG TTCATGCTTGTGGCAAAGAGCAACTACATACGAAAATTGATAATGGACAAGAAAGATGGAACAGAGTTGGAAAGAATTGATCTATCAGATATACCAGGAGGAGCTGAGATTTTCGAAAAAGCAGCCAAGTTCTGCTATGGTGTTAATTTTGAGATCACAGTCCACAACGTAGCAGCTCTCCGTTGTGCATCCGAGTATCTTCAGATGAACGACAAGTACTGTGATGGTAACTTGGCTGGCCGGACAGAGGATTTTCTTAGTCAAGTTGCTTTGACAAGCCTTTCTGGTGCACTTGTCGTCTTGAAATCTTGTGAAAATCTTCTTCCTTTGGCTGAAGATCTGAATATCATAAAAAGATGTGTTGATGTCGCTACTACTAAG GCTTGTAACGAGGCGAATTTTCCAAGCCGTTCACCTCCAAATTGGTGGACAGAAGAATTGTCCATATTAGACATATGTTTCTTTGGGAAGGTCATTACTTCAATGAAAGGCCGTGGCGCTAAAGGGTTGACGATAGCCAGTGCAATAATAACCTATACAGAAAGATCACTTCCAGATCTGGTGCGTGatcattctggcagcaatgctATCAAGCAGGAGTCCAGCAACATCAGAGTCCAGCAGCGCGAGCTTCTTGAGAGTATTGTTGCGCTCTTGCCTCCTGACAAGGCAGTTTTCCCCATAAGTTTCATGTGTTGCCTTCTTCGAACTGCAATTTTCTTGGGAGCATCAAACAGTTGCAAAACAGAGCTAGAGAAAAGGATCTCGGCAATACTAGAGCATGTTACAGTAGATGATCTGCTGATCACATCATATACTTATGATGGGGAAAAACTGTTTGATTTGGAAAGTGTGAGGAGGATCATAGCGGGGTTTGTTGATAAGGAGAAGAATGTTGCTGTCTTCAATGGAGGTGATTTTAAGGAGGTTTGTTCTGCGGCTACACAGAGGGTGGCCAAGACAGTTGATGCTTATTTAGGTGAAATTGCAGTCCACAGCGAACTCAGTATATCTAAGTTTAATGGGATTGCTAATTTGGTGCCTAAAGCTGCTAGAAAGGTAGATGATGATCTGTACAGGGCCATTGACATCTATTTGAAG GCTCATCCAAACCTAGACGAGATAGAGCGGGAGAAAGTGTGCAGTGTAATGGATCCACTAAAGCTATCATACGATGCAAGGCTCCATGCATCACAAAACAAAAGATTACCTGTACAGATCGTTCTTCACGCACTATACTATGATCAGTTAAAGATCAGAAGTGGTGTAGATGACCGAAAAGCTCCTGATGCAATTTCTACAAGAAATCAATTGCAGGCTGACGTGTCGTTAGCTAGAGAAAATGAGGCACTAAGAACCGAgctactgaaaatgaagatgtaCCTTTCAGATATGCAGAAGAGTGGTAGTAGTAATTCTCTAGGGACTACATCTGCTGCAACTAAAGGTGTAAAAAAGCAAACCAAGTTCTTTTCATCGATGTCAAAGACTCTGGGAAAGCTCAATCCTTTCAAGCATGGATCCAAAGATACATCTCATATCGATGATGTTGGTGTAGACCTCACCAAGCCAAGGAGAAGAAGATTCTCCATCTCTTAA